The sequence CGTCGAGGTCGAAGCCGGCGAGCAGCTTCTGCAGCGCCGCGGCGCCCATGCCGCCCTCGAAGTACTCACCGAAGCGGTCGCGCAGCTCGCGGTAGAGGCCCTCGTCGGCGATGAGCTGCTTGACCTCGAGCTTGCGGAAGGTGTCCATCACCTCGTCGAGGCGGTCGATCTCCCGCTGGGCGCGGTCGCGCAGCTGGCGCATCTCGCGCTCGCCGCCCTCGCGCACCTTGCGGCGCACGTCGGACTTGGCACCCTCGGCCTCGAGCTCGGCGAGGTCCGCCTCCAGCTTCTGCTGGCGGCCCTCGACGTCGGCGTCACGCCGGCCCTCGAGGTTGGACTTCTCGGCGCTGATCTCGGCCTCGATGGTCGGGAGGTCGCGGTGCCGCGCCTCGTCGTCGACCGAGGTGATCATGTAGGCCGCGAAGTAGATGATCTTCTCGAGGTCCTTGGGGGCCAGGTCGAGCAGGTACCCCAGCCGCGAGGGGACGCCCTTGAAGAACCAGATGTGGGTGACCGGTGCGGCCAGCTCGATGTGGCCCATCCGCTCGCGGCGGACCTTGGCGCGGGTCACCTCGACGCCGCAGCGCTCGCAGATGATGCCCTTGAACCGGACGCGCTTGTACTTACCGCAGTAGCACTCCCAGTCCCGGGTGGGGCCGAAGATCTTCTCGCAGAAGAGACCGTCCTTCTCCGGACGCAGGGTCCGGTAGTTGATGGTCTCGGGCTTCTTCACCTCACCGTGGCTCCACTGGCGGATGTCGTCGCCGGTGGCCAACCCGATGCGGAGCTCGTCGAAGAAGTTGACGTCGAGCAAGGTGTGACCCCTTTCAGGGGCTAGTGCTTCGCTTCTATGACTTGGAGGGGGTGGCCGGCCGGCCCCGACTGCTCAGGGCCGACCGGCTACCGATCAGACGTCTTCGACGGACGACGGCTCGCGGCGGGACAGGTCGATGCCCAGCTCCTCCGCGGCCCGGAAGACCTCGTCGTCGGTGTCGCGCAGCTCGATCGCCTGCCCGTCGCCGGAGAGCACCTCGACGTTGAGGCACAGCGACTGGAGCTCCTTGAGCAACACCTTGAACGACTCCGGGATGCCCGGCTCGGGGATGTTCTCGCCCTTGACGATCGCCTCGTACACCTTGACGCGGCCGAGGATGTCGTCGGACTTGATGGTGAGCAGCTCCTGCAGCGCGTAGGCGGCGCCGTAGGCCTGCATGGCCCAGCACTCCATCTCGCCGAAGCGCTGGCCACCGAACTGCGCCTTACCACCCAGCGGCTGCTGCGTGATCATCGAGTACGGGCCGGTCGAGCGGGCGTGGATCTTGTCGTCGACCAGGTGCAGCAGCTTGAGGATGTAGACGTAGCCCACGGCGATCGGCTCGGGGAAGGGCTCCCCGGAGCGGCCGTCGAACAGCCGCGCCTTGCCCGTCTCCTTGACCATCCGCTCGCCGTCGCGGTTCGGCGTCGTCGAGCCGAGCAGGCCGATGATCTCGTCCTCGCGCGCGCCGTCGAACACCGGCGTCGCCGTGCGGGTGCCCGGCGCCGCCGACTTCGCCGCCTCCGGCAGGTTCTTCGCCCAGTCCGGCGTGCCCTCGACCTGCCAGCCCTGCTTGGCGATCCACCCGAGGTGCATCTCCAGGACCTGGCCGACGTTCATGCGGCCGGGCACGCCGAGCGGGTTCAGGACGATGTCGACCGGGGTGCCGTCCGCGAGGAACGGCATGTCCTCCTGCGGCAGGATCTTCGAGATGACGCCCTTGTTGCCGTGGCGTCCGGCGAGCTTGTCGCCGTCGGAGATCTTGCGCATCTGGGCGACGTAGACCCGGATCAGCTCGTTGACCCCGGCGGGCAGCTCGTCGCCGTCCTCGCGCGAGAACACGCGGACGCCGATGACCTTGCCCGACTCACCGTGCTTGACCTTCAGCGACGTGTCGCGGACCTCGCGGGCCTTCTCGCCGAAGATCGCGCGCAGCAGCCGCTCCTCGGGGGTCAGCTCCGTCTCGCCCTTGGGCGTGACCTTGCCGACCAGGATGTCGCCGGGGACGACCTCGGCACCGATGCGGATGATGCCGCGCTCGTCGAGATCGGCCAGCACGTCCTCGGAGACGTTCGGGATGTCCCGCGTGATCTCCTCGGCACCGAGCTTGGTGTCGCGGGCGTCGACCTCGAACTCCTCGATGTGGATCGAGGACAGGACGTCGTCCTGCACGAGGCGCTGCGACAGGATGATCGCGTCCTCGTAGTTGTGGCCCTCCCACGGCATGAAGGCGACCAGCAGGTTCTTGCCCAGCGCCATCTCGCCGTTGTCGGTGCACGGACCGTCGGCGATGACCTGGCCGACCTCCACGCGCTGGCCCTCGTCGACGACGGGGCTCTGGTTGATCGAGGTGCCCTGGTTCGAGCGGCGGAACTTCAGCAGCCGGTAGGTCTGCCGGGTCCCGTCGTCGGCCATGACGGTGACGTAGTCGGCGGTGGAGTCCTCGACGACACCGGCCTTCTCCGCCACGACCACGTCGCCGGCGTCGACGGCGGCACGCAGCTCCATGCCGGTGCCGACCAGCGGGGCCTCGCTGCGCAGCAGCGGCACCGCCTGACGCTGCATGTTCGCGCCCATGAGCGCGCGGTTGGCGTCGTCGTGCTCGAGGAACGGGATCATCGCCGTCGCCACCGAGGTCATCTGCCGCGGCGAGACGTCCATGTAGTCGACGTTCTCGGGTGCGAGGTAGTCGACCTCACCGCCCTTGGTGCGGACCAGCACCCGCTCCTCGGCGAGGCGACCCTGCGCGTCGAGCGGGCTGTTGGCCTGCGCGACGACGAAGCGGTCCTCCTCGTCGGCGGTCAGGTAGTCGATCTGGTTGGTGACGGTGCCGTACTCCACCTTGCGGTAGGGCGTCTCGATGAAGCCGAACGGGTTCACCCGGCCGAACGAGGACAGCGAGCCGATGAGGCCGATGTTCGGACCTTCCGGCGTCTCGATCGGGCACATCCGGCCGTAGTGGCTGGGGTGCACGTCGCGCACCTCCATGCCGGCCCGCTCACGCGACAGACCACCCGGGCCCAGCGCCGAGAGCCGGCGCTTGTGGGTCAGGCCCGCGAGCGGGTTGGTCTGGTCCATGAACTGGGACAGCTGGCTGGTGCCGAAGAACTCCTTGATGGAGGCGACGACCGGCCGGATGTTGATCAGGGTCTGCGGCGTGATCGCCTCGACGTCCTGGGTGGTCATCCGCTCGCGGACCACCCGCTCCATGCGGGAGAGGCCGACCCGGATCTGGTTCTGGATCAGCTCACCGACGGTGCGCAGGCGACGGTTGCCGAAGTGGTCGATGTCGTCGACGCCGTGGTCGGGCTCGCCGGCGTGGAGACGCACGACGTACTCGATGGTGGCGACGATGTCGTCCTCGGTCAGCGTGGAGGTGCTCTGCGGCACCTCGACGCCCAGCTTCTTGTTGACCTTGTACCGGCCGACCTTCGCCAGGTCGTAGCGCTTGGGGTTGAAGAACAGGTTCTCCAGGAGCGCCTGCGCCGACTCACGCGTCGGCGGCTCGCCCGGCCGCAGCTTGCGGTAGATGTCCAGCAGCGCCTCGTCCTGCCCGGCGATGTGGTCCTTCTCGAGCGTCGCCAGGACCGTGGGCGACCACTGGAAGTGCTCGCGGATGCGGTCCTCGCCCCAGCCGAGAGCCTTGAGCAGGACGGTGACCGGCTGGCGGCGCTTGCGGTCGATGCGGACGCCGACGGTGTCGCGCTTGTCGACGTCGAACTCCAGCCACGCACCGCGGCTGGGGATGACCTTGGCCGAGAAGACGTCCTTGTCCGACGTCTTGTCCAGGGACTTGTCGAAGTAGACGCCCGGGCTGCGCACGAGCTGCGAGACGACGACGCGCTCGGTCCCGTTGATGACGAACGTGCCCTTGTTCGTCATGATCGGGAAGTCGCCCATGAACACCGTCTGGCTCTTGATCTCGCCGGTGGTGTTGTTCATGAACTCGGCGGTGACGAACAGCGGCGCCGCGTATGTCATGTCCTTGTCCTTGCACTCCTCGAGCGACGCCTTGACGTCCTCGAAGCGCGGGTTGGAGAAGGACAGCGACATCGAGCCGCTGAAGTCCTCGATCGGGGAGATCTCCTCCAGGATCTCGGCCAGGCCGCCGACGGCGTCGGCCTGCTCCTCGGGCGAGAGGGTGGCGCGCCACTCGGGGCTGCCGACCAGCCAGTCGAACGACGCCGTCTGCAGCGCCAGGAGGTCGGGGACCTCGAGCGGCTCGTTGATCTTCGCGAACGACACGCGCAGCGGCGCGCCGGGGATCTTCGCCTGGTCGGCCTCGCCGGTGCGGGGGCCCGCCACGGGAGACTGGTCCTGCTGGCCGAAGGGGCCTGATTCGGTGGTGCTGGGGTTGATGCTGGTGGGGCGAGAGCCTGCCAAGATGCGTCCTTCCAAGGACCTCACGACGTGCGGGCGGTGGGCTGCGGGGTCGTCCTGGGTCGTCGTCGGTGATGGCGACGCTGTCCGAGACGGCCGCGATCGCCCGCTACGACGGTCAGCGCGGGCGACGCCGGGAGGATTCCCGGGGACCCGTCGTGACCCGTCTCGGCGGGCAGGCAGTCAGAGGGCAGCGCAACAGGAGACCCTACCCCTGGTGTCGCGCGATGTCCACGCGGGGGGACCGGTGCGACCGGCACCACAACCCTGGACGCGCGGGCCGGAACCGGCCGGCGGGGCGTGCGCCGATCTCATGATGCCAGCCGGCTCCCGTGGGTGGCACCGCCACGCCGGGGACGGCGCCCGGGAGGACCCTCCGTCAGCTGGTGGTGAGCAGCGTCAGCTCGCTGATCTTCCACTCGCCGTCGACGGTGACCATCCGCAGCTGCACCGTCTGCACGCAGGACTGCGCGCCCTCGGCGGTCACCTGGCACTCCGAGCCCTCCGGCGGCTGCTGCGCGCCGCTGTTCACCGACTCCACGACGTACTGGCCGAAGACCACGAGCGTCGCGGTGTCCTGCGCGTCGTTGATCTGCTGGAGCCCGACGTCGTTGACCTCGTAGCGCGTGGTGGCCGACACCTGCTCGTAGGTGTCGATGATCCCGCCCTGGGACAGGTCGCGTTCGTACTGCTCGCGGAGCTCGCCGGTGAGCACGGCGAGCTTGCCCTCCACGCTGCCCTCGGAGTCGGCGTAGTCGTAGGCGTAGAGGGCGCGGACGCCGTCGCCGGCGGCCTCGACCACCGACGCGTCGACGTAGCGCGGCTCCAGTCGCTGCCAGAGCAGCGTCCCCGCGCCGGCCGCGGCCACCAGGCAGAGCGCGGCCAGCACGGCGACCGGCGCCCGGCCGGACCGGCGACCCGACGGCGCCGCGCCCGTGCTCCGCGCGCCCGCGGTCCGGCGGGCCGCACCGGCCCGCCGGTGCGCGCGCAGGTCCCGGCCGGACGCCGCGTCGGCGGCGGGCGCCCCGCCGCCGCCGCTCCCGGCAGCCGCCGGCGCTTTCCGGTCGCCGAGGTCGGCGGCGGGCACGCCCTCCTCCCGGTCGCGGCGGCTTCCCGCCACCCGGGCGCGCGGGCTGGGCCGGGCGCCGGACGTGG is a genomic window of Blastococcus sp. HT6-30 containing:
- the rpoB gene encoding DNA-directed RNA polymerase subunit beta, with protein sequence MPGAPLRVSFAKINEPLEVPDLLALQTASFDWLVGSPEWRATLSPEEQADAVGGLAEILEEISPIEDFSGSMSLSFSNPRFEDVKASLEECKDKDMTYAAPLFVTAEFMNNTTGEIKSQTVFMGDFPIMTNKGTFVINGTERVVVSQLVRSPGVYFDKSLDKTSDKDVFSAKVIPSRGAWLEFDVDKRDTVGVRIDRKRRQPVTVLLKALGWGEDRIREHFQWSPTVLATLEKDHIAGQDEALLDIYRKLRPGEPPTRESAQALLENLFFNPKRYDLAKVGRYKVNKKLGVEVPQSTSTLTEDDIVATIEYVVRLHAGEPDHGVDDIDHFGNRRLRTVGELIQNQIRVGLSRMERVVRERMTTQDVEAITPQTLINIRPVVASIKEFFGTSQLSQFMDQTNPLAGLTHKRRLSALGPGGLSRERAGMEVRDVHPSHYGRMCPIETPEGPNIGLIGSLSSFGRVNPFGFIETPYRKVEYGTVTNQIDYLTADEEDRFVVAQANSPLDAQGRLAEERVLVRTKGGEVDYLAPENVDYMDVSPRQMTSVATAMIPFLEHDDANRALMGANMQRQAVPLLRSEAPLVGTGMELRAAVDAGDVVVAEKAGVVEDSTADYVTVMADDGTRQTYRLLKFRRSNQGTSINQSPVVDEGQRVEVGQVIADGPCTDNGEMALGKNLLVAFMPWEGHNYEDAIILSQRLVQDDVLSSIHIEEFEVDARDTKLGAEEITRDIPNVSEDVLADLDERGIIRIGAEVVPGDILVGKVTPKGETELTPEERLLRAIFGEKAREVRDTSLKVKHGESGKVIGVRVFSREDGDELPAGVNELIRVYVAQMRKISDGDKLAGRHGNKGVISKILPQEDMPFLADGTPVDIVLNPLGVPGRMNVGQVLEMHLGWIAKQGWQVEGTPDWAKNLPEAAKSAAPGTRTATPVFDGAREDEIIGLLGSTTPNRDGERMVKETGKARLFDGRSGEPFPEPIAVGYVYILKLLHLVDDKIHARSTGPYSMITQQPLGGKAQFGGQRFGEMECWAMQAYGAAYALQELLTIKSDDILGRVKVYEAIVKGENIPEPGIPESFKVLLKELQSLCLNVEVLSGDGQAIELRDTDDEVFRAAEELGIDLSRREPSSVEDV